One segment of Coffea arabica cultivar ET-39 chromosome 7c, Coffea Arabica ET-39 HiFi, whole genome shotgun sequence DNA contains the following:
- the LOC113702006 gene encoding uncharacterized protein isoform X4 → MKREKKSSRVCWATEANLCQVKFFQSEDCPSAVGREPPGNPHERVSNANITIAHGCPGSSVGSYPNLLSHKGVSHIPQIPWRTPPRFDLKFKCHVAAGEESEEVEVQKHREMRVREVVYPHFSAVPPSPSISSNVEAKHFDDWHTLVIPVIAIEEAAEMDCLYNETAALNISTKSEPANMPQSPSTSEIFDIPQSKSLLSRELSKGKKSDHAPLQDLDGPMVAAAAATTAIMKSKEHGSLIGPELMIKLLSNTKLVQKLIDERGLASDTTTGTSGSRKVESSVHRPSSKGSFLFEEATIESCKSDSPRTEFIHRSSKMKGSPAAPSRIRAYVASTKTGPSSAWDEVEQSLHFQSSTLVSLVQKSTTENTRPGNAGIEALLRPGNQSLAAKAQIGTGLGPKQVTTSISLLRSKSDLPIQNSNCEVFQRADVGNMSLLKASDALSSSTPDVLSKKSTGRYIQLADNGHMAVPRLLKRAPSTNIEIGAGSCSKTVAPPVPLLISNPDFPGTAFEPKKVTPSVPLSSALPDFSKKSSREHGPLLNTSFPKPAVERHSHTFPRMQAESLVDRLDTAYIAPHLGTSPLSGSLVEVYRLKKLIEEHGSHDCAGNDYVGRIPAPSSVPGAEHPSFPLEPLRKDISYFQSLIKQYGEERGSQDDELSLYGISYNHVQSKEADRKYKRTCKFYNSSKGCRNGSSCPFEHDVPGRWRSDVVLEAPGAKRVKLGGAFTGRT, encoded by the exons GTAAAATTTTTCCAATCAGAAGATTGCCCATCTGCGGTAGGTAGGGAACCTCCTGGCAATCCTCACGAAAGGGTATCAAATGCAAATATTACGATTGCTCATGGTTGTCCTGGATCGTCAGTCGGAAGCTACCCCAACCTACTGAGCCATAAAGGTGTCTCACACATTCCTCAGATTCCGTGGAGAACTCCTCCTCGA TTTGATTTGAAGTTTAAATGTCACGTGGCTGCTGGGGAAGAAAGTGAAGAAGTAGAGGTTCAAAAGCATAGGGAAATGAGAGTGCGTGAGGTAGTTTATCCTCACTTTTCTGCTGTTCCTCCCAG CCCCTCGATCTCATCGAATGTGGAAGCCAAACATTTTGATGATTGGCATACTCTGGTTATTCCTGTCATTGCAATTGAAGAAGCAGCAGAAATGGACTGCCTGTATAATGAAACAGCAGCGCTCAACATTTCCACCAAGTCAGAACCAGCAAATATGCCCCAAAGCCCATCAACTTCTGAAATTTTTGACATCCCTCAGAGCAAGTCTCTTCTTTCTCGAGAGCTATCTAAAGGTAAAAAATCTGATCATGCACCACTGCAAGATCTAGATGGCCCAATGGTTGCAGCAGCAGCTGCCACAACTGCAATCATGAAAAGTAAAGAGCATGGAAGTTTAATAGGCCCAGAGTTGATGATAAAGCTTCTTAGCAACACAAAATTGGTACAGAAACTGATTGATGAACGAGGACTAGCTTCAGATACTACAACTGGAACATCTGGATCAAGGAAGGTTGAGTCTTCAGTTCACCGTCCAAGCTCTAAAGGCAGCTTTCTGTTTGAGGAAGCTACCATCGAAAGCTGCAAATCTGACAGTCCCAGAACAGAGTTCATCCACAGGTCGTCAaagatgaaaggctcaccagctGCCCCAAGTAGAATTAGGGCTTACGTGGCCAGTACTAAAACTGGACCATCATCTGCATGGGATGAAGTAGAACAGTCACTTCATTTTCAGAGCTCAACTCTAGTTTCATTGGTCCAAAAGTCCACTACCGAAAATACACGGCCAGGCAATGCAGGAATTGAGGCTCTACTAAGGCCAGGGAATCAATCATTAGCTGCTAAGGCACAAATTGGAACAGGTCTTGGACCAAAGCAAGTGACCACCTCAATTTCATTACTGAGATCAAAGTCCGATTTGCCAATTCAGAACTCCAATTGTGAAGTCTTTCAAAGAGCTGATGTTGGAAATATGTCTCTGCTGAAAGCATCAGATGCCTTATCAAGCTCAACTCCTGATGTTTTGAGTAAGAAATCCACTGGTAGATATATTCAACTGGCCGATAATGGACATATGGCTGTACCAAGGCTATTGAAACGAGCACCATCCACCAATATTGAGATTGGAGCAGGCTCTTGCTCAAAGACAGTGGCACCACCAGTTCCCTTGCTGATCTCAAATCCTGATTTTCCAG GAACAGCTTTTGAGCCAAAGAAAGTGACACCATCTGTTCCTTTGTCAAGCGCATTGCCTGATTTCAGCAAGAAATCTTCTAGAGAACATGGTCCACTTTTAAACACTAGCTTCCCTAAGCCTGCTGTAGAGAGGCATTCCCATACCTTTCCCCGAATGCAAGCTGAATCCTTGGTTGATCGTTTGGATACTGCATATATAGCACCACATCTTGGAACTTCACCTCTCTCTGGATCACTTGTGGAGGTATATCGCCTTAAGAAGTTGATTGAAGAACATGGGTCGCATGATTGTGCTGGAAATGATTACGTTGGTAGAATTCCTGCTCCATCTTCTGTGCCTGGCGCAGAGCATCCATCTTTTCCTTTGGAGCCCTTGAGG AAAGATATCAGTTACTTCCAGTCCTTAATCAAGCAATACGGGGAAGAAAGAGGAAGTCAGGATGATGAGCTGTCTCTATATGGAATATCTTACAATCACGTGCAATCAAAGGAAGCAGATCGAAAGTATAAGAGAACTTGTAAGTTCTATAACAGTTCAAAGGGATGCCGAAATGGTTCCAGCTGCCCTTTCGAGCATGATGTACCTGGACGGTGGAGGTCTGATGTTGTGTTGGAGGCGCCTGGTGCAAAGAGGGTGAAGCTTGGTGGGGCTTTTACAGGGAGAACATGA
- the LOC113702006 gene encoding uncharacterized protein isoform X6 codes for MRVREVVYPHFSAVPPSPSISSNVEAKHFDDWHTLVIPVIAIEEAAEMDCLYNETAALNISTKSEPANMPQSPSTSEIFDIPQSKSLLSRELSKGKKSDHAPLQDLDGPMVAAAAATTAIMKSKEHGSLIGPELMIKLLSNTKLVQKLIDERGLASDTTTGTSGSRKVESSVHRPSSKGSFLFEEATIESCKSDSPRTEFIHRSSKMKGSPAAPSRIRAYVASTKTGPSSAWDEVEQSLHFQSSTLVSLVQKSTTENTRPGNAGIEALLRPGNQSLAAKAQIGTGLGPKQVTTSISLLRSKSDLPIQNSNCEVFQRADVGNMSLLKASDALSSSTPDVLSKKSTGRYIQLADNGHMAVPRLLKRAPSTNIEIGAGSCSKTVAPPVPLLISNPDFPGTAFEPKKVTPSVPLSSALPDFSKKSSREHGPLLNTSFPKPAVERHSHTFPRMQAESLVDRLDTAYIAPHLGTSPLSGSLVEVYRLKKLIEEHGSHDCAGNDYVGRIPAPSSVPGAEHPSFPLEPLRKDISYFQSLIKQYGEERGSQDDELSLYGISYNHVQSKEADRKYKRTCKFYNSSKGCRNGSSCPFEHDVPGRWRSDVVLEAPGAKRVKLGGAFTGRT; via the exons ATGAGAGTGCGTGAGGTAGTTTATCCTCACTTTTCTGCTGTTCCTCCCAG CCCCTCGATCTCATCGAATGTGGAAGCCAAACATTTTGATGATTGGCATACTCTGGTTATTCCTGTCATTGCAATTGAAGAAGCAGCAGAAATGGACTGCCTGTATAATGAAACAGCAGCGCTCAACATTTCCACCAAGTCAGAACCAGCAAATATGCCCCAAAGCCCATCAACTTCTGAAATTTTTGACATCCCTCAGAGCAAGTCTCTTCTTTCTCGAGAGCTATCTAAAGGTAAAAAATCTGATCATGCACCACTGCAAGATCTAGATGGCCCAATGGTTGCAGCAGCAGCTGCCACAACTGCAATCATGAAAAGTAAAGAGCATGGAAGTTTAATAGGCCCAGAGTTGATGATAAAGCTTCTTAGCAACACAAAATTGGTACAGAAACTGATTGATGAACGAGGACTAGCTTCAGATACTACAACTGGAACATCTGGATCAAGGAAGGTTGAGTCTTCAGTTCACCGTCCAAGCTCTAAAGGCAGCTTTCTGTTTGAGGAAGCTACCATCGAAAGCTGCAAATCTGACAGTCCCAGAACAGAGTTCATCCACAGGTCGTCAaagatgaaaggctcaccagctGCCCCAAGTAGAATTAGGGCTTACGTGGCCAGTACTAAAACTGGACCATCATCTGCATGGGATGAAGTAGAACAGTCACTTCATTTTCAGAGCTCAACTCTAGTTTCATTGGTCCAAAAGTCCACTACCGAAAATACACGGCCAGGCAATGCAGGAATTGAGGCTCTACTAAGGCCAGGGAATCAATCATTAGCTGCTAAGGCACAAATTGGAACAGGTCTTGGACCAAAGCAAGTGACCACCTCAATTTCATTACTGAGATCAAAGTCCGATTTGCCAATTCAGAACTCCAATTGTGAAGTCTTTCAAAGAGCTGATGTTGGAAATATGTCTCTGCTGAAAGCATCAGATGCCTTATCAAGCTCAACTCCTGATGTTTTGAGTAAGAAATCCACTGGTAGATATATTCAACTGGCCGATAATGGACATATGGCTGTACCAAGGCTATTGAAACGAGCACCATCCACCAATATTGAGATTGGAGCAGGCTCTTGCTCAAAGACAGTGGCACCACCAGTTCCCTTGCTGATCTCAAATCCTGATTTTCCAG GAACAGCTTTTGAGCCAAAGAAAGTGACACCATCTGTTCCTTTGTCAAGCGCATTGCCTGATTTCAGCAAGAAATCTTCTAGAGAACATGGTCCACTTTTAAACACTAGCTTCCCTAAGCCTGCTGTAGAGAGGCATTCCCATACCTTTCCCCGAATGCAAGCTGAATCCTTGGTTGATCGTTTGGATACTGCATATATAGCACCACATCTTGGAACTTCACCTCTCTCTGGATCACTTGTGGAGGTATATCGCCTTAAGAAGTTGATTGAAGAACATGGGTCGCATGATTGTGCTGGAAATGATTACGTTGGTAGAATTCCTGCTCCATCTTCTGTGCCTGGCGCAGAGCATCCATCTTTTCCTTTGGAGCCCTTGAGG AAAGATATCAGTTACTTCCAGTCCTTAATCAAGCAATACGGGGAAGAAAGAGGAAGTCAGGATGATGAGCTGTCTCTATATGGAATATCTTACAATCACGTGCAATCAAAGGAAGCAGATCGAAAGTATAAGAGAACTTGTAAGTTCTATAACAGTTCAAAGGGATGCCGAAATGGTTCCAGCTGCCCTTTCGAGCATGATGTACCTGGACGGTGGAGGTCTGATGTTGTGTTGGAGGCGCCTGGTGCAAAGAGGGTGAAGCTTGGTGGGGCTTTTACAGGGAGAACATGA